TTCTCCCTCATCCAGAGCACCAGTAGCAGTGGTGGAGACCCAGAAATTTCTCTGACACAGCAGCAACCATCCCAGGAAGCCAGCATCATTCAAGCTGGGCAGCCTGAGGCTATGACGTCAGACTTGCCAACAAGAAACCCCGGAACTCTTCCTGGGCCAGGGCTATCAATGCCCTACCATGAATGTTTGGAGCCTCAGCGTAACGTTGCATCACATGGTGGCCAGGGTTCTGCCCTACTCACACAGCGTTAGGGTCctcatttcagaaattaaaaatggaagCTATTTTTCCCCAGTCtacttttcccaaggtcttaaaAGCCTCATTTAAAATCTATTAGCAGTAGACCACAGGGAGCAGACCACACTCGAAGAAGTTATGAGGGACCCGTGGGTGAACAGTGGCCAGGATTTGCCTTTGACCACAAATGAAGAACAAATCCTGGAATATCCGAACCACAAAACAACCCAGCTCTTGGTGGCCTTGGGATTGCAGGCTGAGAACATCTCCGTGACAATCaacaaaaattattcaattatCCCATAGCCACCAACCTTATTTTGGAATAAACGAACAAAGCAGTCCACTATCAGACCACAGATCCTTCCTTCTGGGGTTCACAACATTTTTCCTCTATCCATAGAAGTTTCCACTACCCTTCTCCTGCTAAAGCAGGCTCACGGCATTGAGCAGAATAGCCTCTTACTGGCCAGTGCACCTGCCAGCCTACAGAGAAAGCCAGAGAGCTTTAATCAAGTTCCCCAGCATGACCCTGTGGCTTCCCCCTCCACCCAGAGCACCAGCAGCAGTGGTGAAGACCCAGAAACGTCCCTGGCTCCAGAAGCCCCAGAGCATCACCCTGTGGCCTTCTCCACCCAGAGCACCAGTAGCAGTGATGGAGACCCAGAAATGTCCCTGACACAGCAACAACCGTCCCAGGAAGCCAGTGTCATCCATGCTGGGCAGCCTGAGGCTTTGACAAATCAGTCTTGCCAACAAGAAGCTGGGGGTGCCAGGAGATGCACTTCCATTCTATTAAAGTGTTTTTGCCTGTGTCCACCACAGAAGAGGAGGAATTAGATGACCCCCACATAGTTGCATGGCTTAAGGGAAAAATCAAGTGGGTGAGATCGGTACTGTTAGCATAGTCAGTAGACTTAGAGTAGTTTTATAGTCAGTATAGAGAGGTGGCACCATGCAGCAGGGATCGGCCTCCACACCTGACCAGGAGCTCCAGAATTGTAGAATTCTGGACACCATCGGCCATGGCACGTTCAGTGAGGTCCAACTGGCCCATCACATGCTGACTGGGACCCAGGTGGCCACAAAATCATCCCCAAGGCTGGCTCCCCCAGCATCACTCTCTAGAGAGAGAAGTATTTTGAAGTCTCTCTGTCACTTAAGTATTGTACAATTACATCAACTGATTGACACCTCTGTCATGAGTTATTTATTTAGTAATGAAGTATGCAAGAGGAGGAGACCTGCACAACCGATACACTACCACGGCCTCATGAGGGAGAAAGCCTGGACCACATTCAGGCCGATTCTGTCGGCCATGCAGTAGTGCTATAGCAAATAAATTTCACATAGAGACCTGAACCCGGAAATCACTGTTCTTGATGAGGACGGTAACATTAAGATCACGGactttgaggccgggcgcggtggctcaagcctgtaatcctagcactttgggaggccgagacgggcggatcacgaggtcaggagatcgagaccatcctggctaacacggtgaaaccccgtctctactaaaaaatacaaaaaaactagccaggcgaggtggcaggtgtctgtagtcccagctactcgggaggctgaggcaggagaatggcgtgaacccgggaggcggagcttgcagtcagccgagatcacgccaccgcactccaacctgggcgacagagcgagactccgtctcaaaaaaataaaaaataaaaaagatcacgGACTTTGGCTTCAGTACCACATTCCATGAGGAACAGAAGCTGACAGCCCTTTGTGGCACCTACCCCTGCATGGTCCCAGAATTCTTCCTGGGCCCGGGCTACCAGTGCCCCGCCATGGACATTTGGAGCCTCGATGTAACGTTATGTCACATGGTCGGCAAAACTCTGCCCTTCTGCTTACTCAGCGCTAGGATCTTCACAGCAAAACGTTAAAATGGAAGATATTTTTCCCCAGTATACTTTTCCAGAGGTCTCAAAAGCCTCAATAATAAACTATTAAGAGTAGACCCCAGGGAGCAGACAGGACTAGAAAAAGTTAAGAGGGACCCGTGGGTAAACAGTGGCCAGGAGTTGCCTCTGACAACATATGAAGAACAATTCCTGGACCACTTAAACCCCAAAACAATTCAGCTCTTGGTGGCCATGGGATTCCAGGCTGAGAACATCTCTGTAGCAATCTAAGAATTATTCAGTTTTCTCATGGCCTACCTTATTTTGGAACAAACAAAACGAAAGAGGCAGTTTACTATC
This sequence is a window from Macaca fascicularis isolate 582-1 chromosome 2, T2T-MFA8v1.1. Protein-coding genes within it:
- the LOC107128847 gene encoding uncharacterized protein, producing the protein MKTIALSIYLYPVAFPSTQSNSSSGEDPETSLAQQDPEHHPHDPVASPSTQSTSSSGADPETSLAQQAFQYQPVAFLFLLLLLLLLFVPPTLFWNKRTKQSTIRPQILPSGVHNIFPLSIEVSTTLLLLKQAHGIEQNSLLLASAPASLQRKPESFNQVPQHDPVASPSTQSTSSSGEDPETSLAPEAPEHHPVAFSTQSTSSSDGDPEMSLTQQQPSQEASVIHAGQPEALTNQSCQQEAGGARRCTSILLKCFCLCPPQKRRN